In a genomic window of Mesoplasma tabanidae:
- a CDS encoding type 1 glutamine amidotransferase domain-containing protein: protein MRTKKILVVLTNTKQYGKHKEKTGLWLGEATEFINFFQKSEINFEFDFISPNGGKVPIDPRSLKYASEEDIKLYNERWFIDKALNNSLKPSDVKNEQYDCIYFTGGHGVMWDFTNNKEIHDIALSIYKNNKIVSSVCHGIAGLLYLKDEDNKFIIENKSITGFTTWEEILSGKYRKVPFLNKRVAIKNKANFKTKRFYKPYALKDGNLITGQNPFSVIKVAKLILEII, encoded by the coding sequence ATGAGAACTAAAAAAATATTAGTTGTATTAACTAACACAAAACAATATGGCAAACATAAAGAAAAGACAGGATTATGACTTGGCGAAGCAACTGAATTTATTAATTTTTTTCAAAAAAGTGAAATTAATTTTGAATTTGATTTTATCAGCCCTAATGGCGGAAAAGTTCCAATTGATCCAAGAAGTTTGAAATATGCAAGTGAAGAAGATATCAAACTTTATAATGAAAGATGATTTATTGATAAAGCATTAAATAATTCATTAAAACCAAGTGATGTAAAAAATGAACAATATGATTGCATATATTTTACTGGAGGTCATGGAGTAATGTGAGATTTTACAAATAATAAAGAGATTCACGATATAGCTTTATCTATTTACAAAAATAACAAAATAGTGTCTTCGGTTTGTCATGGAATTGCAGGTTTGCTTTACTTAAAAGATGAAGACAATAAATTTATTATTGAAAACAAAAGCATTACTGGATTTACAACATGAGAAGAAATTTTAAGTGGTAAATATAGAAAAGTTCCTTTTCTTAATAAAAGAGTAGCAATTAAAAATAAGGCAAATTTTAAAACTAAAAGATTTTATAAACCTTATGCGTTAAAGGATGGAAACTTAATAACAGGTCAAAATCCTTTTTCTGTTATTAAAGTAGCAAAATTAATTTTAGAAATTATTTAA
- a CDS encoding replication-associated recombination protein A, with amino-acid sequence MNTPLAYLLRPKSTSEIIGQENLLKEDGLIKRMISKNFCRSLIFYGPSGVGKTSFAIALANDLNIEYDLFNASYDKKENLTKIIDKAINKERFILIIDEIHRLNRDKQDILLNFMESGNVYLFATTTENPFFTINPAIRSRATILELKRVNHEDSFNFVNKLIGDKKIDINIKPESLKYLCELNSGDIRSLLNNIELFNSLYKGEEITMDLISSVISQGKNPSGATGDDFHDLKSALQKSVRGSDVDASLHYFSRLLSIGDYETLMRRMVIMAYEDIGLANPSLPPRVMQACDAFRQIGMPEGIIPLGLVIIEMALSQKSNSALMASGKAFEDVKNGMAYDVPDHLKDNHYKSAIKLNRGVNYLYPHVEEKGWVAQQYLPNEIKNIKYFKPKSNSAYERKLWSLYEEMKK; translated from the coding sequence ATGAATACACCATTAGCATATTTATTAAGACCAAAATCAACTTCTGAAATAATAGGACAAGAAAACTTATTAAAAGAAGACGGATTAATTAAAAGAATGATTAGTAAAAATTTTTGCAGATCTTTAATTTTTTATGGCCCAAGTGGTGTTGGAAAAACATCTTTTGCTATTGCATTAGCAAACGATTTAAATATTGAATATGATCTCTTCAATGCTAGTTATGACAAAAAAGAAAATTTGACTAAGATTATTGATAAAGCTATTAATAAGGAAAGATTTATTTTAATTATTGACGAGATACATAGACTAAATCGTGATAAGCAAGATATATTGTTAAATTTTATGGAAAGTGGGAATGTTTATTTATTCGCAACAACTACCGAAAACCCATTCTTTACAATAAACCCAGCAATTAGAAGTAGAGCAACAATACTAGAATTAAAAAGAGTTAATCATGAAGATTCTTTTAATTTTGTTAATAAATTAATTGGTGATAAAAAAATTGATATTAATATTAAACCTGAATCACTTAAATATTTATGTGAACTTAATAGTGGAGATATAAGAAGTCTTTTAAATAATATTGAGTTGTTTAATTCATTATATAAGGGTGAAGAAATAACAATGGATTTAATTTCATCTGTTATATCTCAAGGTAAAAACCCAAGTGGAGCAACTGGTGATGATTTTCATGATTTAAAATCAGCATTACAAAAATCAGTTAGAGGTAGTGATGTTGACGCTAGTTTACATTATTTTAGTAGATTACTATCAATTGGTGATTATGAAACTTTAATGCGAAGAATGGTAATTATGGCATATGAAGACATTGGATTAGCAAACCCAAGTTTGCCTCCAAGAGTTATGCAAGCTTGTGATGCGTTTAGACAAATTGGAATGCCAGAAGGAATTATTCCATTAGGATTAGTTATTATTGAAATGGCTTTAAGTCAAAAATCTAATTCTGCATTAATGGCAAGTGGTAAAGCTTTTGAAGATGTTAAAAATGGAATGGCCTATGATGTTCCTGATCATTTAAAAGATAATCATTACAAATCTGCTATTAAATTAAATAGGGGCGTGAATTATTTGTATCCGCATGTTGAAGAAAAAGGCTGAGTTGCTCAACAATATCTACCTAATGAAATAAAAAATATTAAATACTTCAAACCAAAATCAAACTCTGCTTATGAAAGAAAACTTTGATCTTTATATGAAGAGATGAAAAAATAA
- the lon gene encoding endopeptidase La, giving the protein MSKKIKLPIFQIRGSFIVPGIKENLEVGRKNTLASVNYAIKNSNNQMIAIPQIDASVEKPEFSDLHKFGILVDFEVIKEWKDNSLTISTNPIQRCQVIDFFENEDQIAYAEVELIESINDFSEKELNELIEKISDAIKTKASLVTKQIKQLISGESDDLSLSFDSIMFKLAPSKILTNPEYITSPSLKQRWSIIEKIIFAEDGIITRNAESIDAARQKNEIEQELNHKLKDKMDKQQKEYYLREKMRIIKDELEENDDSDDSSLDKYKERLAKEPFPEEVKRKIMSSIKRVEALQSGTPEWNTEKNYIDWMMSIPWWEETEDLTDLKYAKDVLDKHHYGMKKVKERIIEYLAVKTKTKSLKAPIITLVGPPGVGKTSLAKSIAEAVGKNFVKVSLGGVKDESEIRGHRKTYVGSMPGRIIQTMKRAKVKNPLFLLDEIDKMASDQRGDPASAMLEVLDPEQNKEFSDHYIEEPYDLSQVMFIATANYPEDIPEALYDRMEIINLSSYTEIEKVKIAQDYLVPKSIEQHELTSNEISFTEGSINEIIKFYTREAGVRQLERHINSIIRKYIVKNLNGEMDKIVIDEKQVNELLGKRIFDHTEKQEASQIGVVTGLAYTQFGGDILPIEVSLYPGKGNLILTGKLGEVMKESATIALTYVKSNFEKFGVDKKVFEENDIHMHVPEGAVPKDGPSAGITITTALISALSDKPVSKEIGMTGEITLRGNVLPIGGLREKSISASRSGLKTIIIPKKNERDLDEIPDEVKAKLKIIPTEKYEEVFGIVFETK; this is encoded by the coding sequence ATGAGTAAAAAAATAAAACTACCTATTTTCCAAATTAGAGGTTCATTTATTGTTCCTGGAATCAAAGAAAATTTAGAAGTTGGAAGAAAAAACACATTAGCAAGTGTTAATTATGCAATTAAAAATTCAAATAATCAAATGATTGCAATACCACAAATCGATGCTTCTGTTGAAAAACCAGAATTTTCAGATTTACATAAATTTGGAATATTAGTTGATTTTGAAGTAATCAAAGAATGAAAAGATAATTCGCTAACAATTAGTACAAATCCTATTCAAAGATGTCAAGTAATTGATTTTTTTGAAAATGAAGATCAAATTGCTTATGCAGAAGTTGAATTGATTGAATCAATTAATGATTTTAGCGAAAAAGAATTAAATGAATTAATTGAAAAAATTTCAGATGCTATCAAAACTAAAGCAAGTTTGGTAACAAAACAAATTAAACAATTAATATCAGGTGAATCTGATGATTTAAGTTTATCTTTTGATTCAATTATGTTTAAACTTGCACCTTCAAAAATTTTAACTAATCCAGAATACATAACATCACCGTCTTTAAAACAAAGATGATCAATTATTGAGAAAATAATTTTTGCAGAAGATGGAATTATTACTAGAAATGCTGAATCAATTGATGCAGCAAGACAAAAAAATGAAATTGAGCAAGAATTAAATCATAAGTTAAAAGATAAAATGGATAAACAACAAAAAGAGTATTATTTAAGAGAAAAAATGAGAATTATTAAAGACGAATTAGAAGAAAATGATGATTCAGATGATAGTTCATTAGATAAATACAAAGAGAGATTAGCAAAAGAACCATTCCCAGAAGAAGTTAAAAGAAAAATTATGTCTTCAATCAAAAGAGTTGAAGCTCTACAATCAGGAACGCCTGAATGAAATACAGAAAAAAACTATATTGATTGAATGATGAGCATACCTTGATGAGAGGAAACTGAAGATTTAACAGATTTAAAATACGCAAAAGATGTTCTAGATAAACATCACTATGGAATGAAAAAAGTGAAAGAAAGAATTATTGAATATTTAGCTGTTAAAACTAAAACTAAATCTTTAAAAGCTCCAATTATTACATTGGTTGGACCTCCAGGAGTTGGGAAAACAAGTTTAGCAAAATCAATTGCTGAAGCTGTTGGTAAGAACTTTGTTAAAGTAAGTTTGGGTGGAGTTAAAGATGAATCAGAGATTCGTGGACATAGAAAAACTTATGTAGGATCAATGCCAGGAAGAATTATTCAAACTATGAAAAGAGCAAAAGTAAAAAACCCATTATTCTTGCTTGATGAAATTGATAAAATGGCATCTGATCAAAGAGGAGACCCTGCAAGTGCAATGCTAGAAGTTTTAGACCCAGAACAAAACAAAGAGTTTTCAGATCACTATATTGAAGAACCTTATGATTTAAGTCAAGTAATGTTTATTGCAACTGCAAACTATCCTGAAGATATTCCAGAAGCATTATATGATCGTATGGAAATCATCAATTTATCTAGTTACACAGAAATTGAAAAAGTTAAAATTGCTCAAGACTATTTGGTTCCAAAATCAATTGAACAACATGAATTAACTTCAAATGAAATTTCATTTACTGAAGGTTCAATTAATGAAATAATTAAATTTTATACTAGAGAAGCTGGTGTTCGTCAGTTAGAAAGACATATAAATTCAATTATTAGAAAATATATTGTTAAAAATTTAAATGGAGAAATGGATAAAATTGTTATTGACGAGAAACAAGTAAATGAATTATTAGGTAAAAGAATTTTTGATCACACTGAAAAACAAGAAGCATCTCAAATTGGTGTTGTTACAGGTTTAGCATATACTCAATTTGGCGGTGATATTTTACCGATTGAAGTAAGTTTATATCCTGGTAAAGGAAACTTAATTTTAACTGGTAAGCTTGGTGAAGTCATGAAAGAATCTGCAACCATTGCGTTAACTTATGTTAAGTCAAACTTTGAAAAATTCGGAGTAGATAAAAAAGTATTTGAAGAAAATGATATTCATATGCACGTTCCTGAAGGAGCTGTTCCAAAAGATGGCCCAAGTGCTGGAATTACAATTACAACTGCTTTAATTTCTGCACTTTCAGATAAACCTGTTTCAAAAGAAATTGGAATGACTGGTGAAATTACACTAAGAGGAAATGTATTGCCAATTGGTGGATTAAGAGAAAAATCTATTTCTGCTTCAAGAAGTGGATTAAAAACAATCATTATTCCAAAGAAAAATGAAAGAGACTTAGATGAAATTCCTGATGAAGTAAAAGCTAAGTTAAAAATTATTCCAACTGAAAAATACGAAGAAGTATTCGGCATAGTTTTTGAAACAAAATAA
- the tig gene encoding trigger factor, producing MKFTELKIIEQGQGKWIVTIDGTEWTDTLKKAKNRVLANLEVPGFRKGKIPAAQAEKYVTPSKVYNEAYRMMVSPAFDFARAQDVKIEPMNSPEPVPAKVSEKELVIEFLFDLKPEITLGEYKNIKTIKKETVEVTKEEIEAVIEQYCEQFIMEKPKAADAKIEKGDIVTFDFKGFVNGEAFKGGEAKGHKLVIGSNQFIPGFEDSMIGLGLGEAKIDVTFPEGYTAELANKPATFELNIIEVKARELPKKDDELVKDLNLPNVETFAQFEAKVKEDITKQKTQNIKNQFVNDLIAEVIKNSKIELPKTAIENQAADLRKEFEAQLKQQGLDIKKYKKVTGLNDDAIKAELLADAKNKLETYLVTTEIRSKEKFKVTEEAINEKFENLAAQFGIPADQIKTMVNPEMLKSEIINDLLVDFLYSNNG from the coding sequence ATGAAATTCACAGAATTAAAAATTATTGAACAAGGTCAAGGTAAATGAATTGTTACTATTGATGGAACAGAATGAACTGATACTTTAAAAAAAGCGAAAAATAGAGTGCTTGCTAACTTAGAAGTTCCAGGATTCAGAAAAGGGAAAATTCCAGCTGCTCAAGCTGAAAAATATGTGACTCCTTCAAAAGTTTACAATGAAGCTTACAGAATGATGGTTTCTCCAGCGTTTGATTTTGCAAGAGCTCAAGATGTTAAGATTGAACCAATGAACTCACCAGAACCAGTTCCAGCAAAAGTAAGCGAAAAAGAATTAGTTATTGAATTCTTATTTGATTTAAAACCTGAGATTACATTAGGTGAGTATAAAAATATTAAAACAATTAAAAAAGAAACTGTTGAAGTAACAAAAGAAGAAATTGAAGCAGTTATTGAACAATATTGTGAGCAATTCATCATGGAAAAACCAAAAGCAGCTGATGCAAAAATTGAAAAAGGGGATATTGTTACTTTTGACTTTAAAGGATTTGTTAATGGTGAAGCTTTTAAAGGTGGAGAAGCTAAAGGTCACAAATTAGTTATTGGTTCAAACCAATTCATTCCAGGATTTGAAGATTCAATGATTGGTTTAGGGCTTGGAGAAGCTAAAATTGATGTAACATTTCCAGAAGGATATACTGCTGAACTAGCAAATAAACCTGCAACATTTGAGTTAAACATTATTGAAGTTAAAGCAAGAGAATTACCTAAAAAAGATGATGAACTTGTAAAAGATTTAAATTTACCTAATGTTGAAACTTTTGCTCAATTTGAAGCAAAAGTAAAAGAAGACATTACAAAACAAAAAACACAAAATATTAAAAATCAATTTGTTAATGATTTAATTGCTGAAGTTATTAAAAACTCAAAAATTGAATTGCCAAAAACAGCTATTGAAAATCAAGCAGCTGATTTAAGAAAAGAATTTGAAGCTCAATTAAAACAACAAGGATTAGATATTAAAAAATACAAAAAAGTAACTGGTTTAAATGATGATGCTATTAAAGCTGAGTTATTAGCTGATGCTAAAAATAAATTAGAAACTTACTTAGTAACAACTGAAATTAGAAGCAAAGAAAAATTTAAAGTTACTGAAGAAGCAATTAATGAAAAATTTGAAAACTTAGCAGCACAATTTGGAATTCCTGCTGATCAAATTAAAACTATGGTAAATCCAGAAATGTTAAAATCAGAAATAATCAATGATTTATTGGTTGACTTCTTATATTCAAATAACGGATAA
- a CDS encoding MMB_0454 family protein, giving the protein MYISIERNNRGALEIEVNALNKLIQNTILMRSATGLNNVNNIEVLTDLYHDNLLYVLIKIDLKNKTEMLEENQINKIVEEIIVKTLSIKPKNIAIAYKR; this is encoded by the coding sequence ATGTATATTTCAATTGAAAGAAATAATCGTGGAGCATTAGAAATTGAAGTTAATGCTTTAAATAAGTTAATTCAAAATACAATTTTAATGCGTTCAGCCACAGGTTTAAACAATGTAAACAATATTGAAGTATTAACAGACTTATATCATGATAACTTACTTTATGTTTTGATTAAAATTGATTTAAAAAATAAAACTGAAATGTTAGAAGAAAATCAAATTAATAAAATAGTAGAAGAAATAATTGTAAAAACTTTAAGCATTAAGCCAAAGAATATTGCTATTGCTTACAAAAGATAG
- the efp gene encoding elongation factor P, with the protein MSVNDLRPGTTFIYEGNLFVVIEQSFSKSGRQQGKVSVKAKNLRTGSRVEITFTGGEKVEKAMIERKDMQYLYNDDTDAYLMDTDTYEQIQIPMTRLEWESKFLTDGLMIKMTEYDGEVLGISLPDKVELEVTEAEAAVKGDTTSGALKKAVVETGLDIMVPLFVNVGTRVIISTADGKYSGRAQ; encoded by the coding sequence ATGTCAGTAAATGATTTACGTCCTGGAACAACATTTATATACGAAGGTAATTTATTTGTTGTTATTGAACAGTCTTTCTCAAAATCAGGAAGACAACAAGGAAAAGTTAGTGTAAAAGCTAAAAACTTAAGAACTGGATCAAGAGTCGAAATAACTTTTACAGGTGGTGAAAAAGTTGAAAAAGCGATGATTGAAAGAAAAGATATGCAATACTTATACAATGATGATACAGATGCATACTTAATGGATACAGATACTTATGAACAAATTCAAATTCCAATGACTAGATTAGAATGAGAAAGTAAATTCTTAACAGATGGATTAATGATTAAAATGACTGAATATGATGGAGAAGTTTTAGGAATTTCTTTACCAGATAAAGTTGAATTAGAAGTAACAGAAGCTGAAGCAGCTGTTAAAGGTGATACAACAAGTGGAGCATTAAAAAAAGCTGTTGTTGAAACTGGATTAGATATTATGGTTCCATTATTTGTTAATGTAGGAACAAGAGTTATTATTTCTACAGCAGATGGTAAATATAGCGGTAGAGCTCAATAG
- the fmt gene encoding methionyl-tRNA formyltransferase, producing MEKIKVIFCGTPQIGAEILIALTEMPNVEVVLVISQPDRPVGRKKELKPTPVKEVALKNNLKIIQPIKISEAYDEIAQIESDFIVTCAYGQFVPTRILDLPKVDSINIHGSLLPKYRGGAPIQYAIKNGDSETGISIMKMVKKMDAGDYYIQESVKIEDFDDTGTMFEKLAKLGQKMIKENLVKIFNNELSPIAQVEEEVTFSKNITSEEEKINWDDLSINIWNHVRSLSPWPIAHTFKGERRYKIQKVKILNNKIEKRAGTIVDINENGIDVQTKDGQVQIELIQKPGKKMMKASEYKLTNLADLKVGDHFE from the coding sequence ATGGAAAAAATTAAAGTTATATTTTGTGGAACTCCACAAATTGGAGCAGAAATCTTAATAGCATTAACTGAAATGCCAAATGTAGAAGTTGTTTTAGTTATTTCTCAACCTGATAGACCAGTTGGACGAAAGAAAGAATTAAAACCAACGCCAGTAAAAGAAGTTGCTCTAAAAAATAATTTAAAAATAATTCAACCAATTAAAATTTCTGAAGCATATGATGAAATTGCACAAATAGAGAGTGACTTTATTGTAACTTGTGCTTATGGTCAATTTGTTCCTACCAGAATTTTAGATTTACCAAAAGTTGATTCTATTAATATTCATGGTAGTTTGCTACCTAAATATCGTGGTGGTGCACCAATTCAATACGCTATTAAAAATGGAGATTCTGAAACTGGAATTTCAATTATGAAAATGGTTAAAAAAATGGATGCTGGTGATTATTACATTCAAGAATCTGTAAAGATTGAAGATTTTGATGATACAGGAACAATGTTTGAAAAATTAGCTAAGCTAGGCCAAAAAATGATTAAGGAAAATTTAGTTAAAATTTTCAATAATGAATTAAGTCCAATTGCTCAAGTTGAAGAAGAAGTAACATTTTCAAAAAATATAACAAGTGAAGAAGAAAAAATCAATTGAGATGATTTATCGATAAATATTTGAAATCATGTTAGAAGTTTATCTCCTTGACCAATAGCTCATACGTTTAAAGGCGAAAGAAGATATAAAATCCAAAAAGTTAAAATTCTTAATAATAAGATTGAAAAAAGAGCTGGAACAATTGTTGACATTAATGAAAATGGAATTGATGTGCAGACAAAAGATGGACAAGTGCAAATCGAATTAATTCAAAAGCCAGGTAAAAAAATGATGAAAGCTAGTGAATATAAACTGACTAACTTAGCTGATCTAAAAGTTGGTGATCATTTTGAATAG
- a CDS encoding DUF2779 domain-containing protein gives MFKLSAKVNKETFKLAMKECVKKAWIWDNKENFTNAVKWKKDRILEIDADANFDDENEFSESAESIDIFSAYLNIDSLDENEKEEFLIRWNSAWDSETGFDPELFAGETIEDGNAFGDKVREYFDMKNIIANDKRANKKITVNLDELKFFEAEQKTKKLLDEDNCEYIYEAAFSYDDEKIRTRCDVLKIKENKHVEIIEAKATTKVKAEHFFDLMYQVFVLEKCGFIVDDICIAKINSDYVMNSDLIITAKTFGDQAKEFINQFGKIKYEEIEEFVKSDFEVKYDNNSIEVELEKLVALDYLTYGTNAKRPTLKDELKMFREKFDLDQIFITLSNYLKIKPENGEIPEFIHNKKCTLNYNKDRAGNWDHGFNHEQYDNCYHVMNWFDKNEPGFWNIGKFKRALKSHVIRNSKSPYFKDYESLFEPSIVLNNKGESFFEKNRIARRMFEVYDLKKQYPDDESKWRIIDFDNIEWINNLLSVYKEYPIYMYDFETAKWAIPRFNLVNTYYQTPFQYSIDVIVDENYDYNKPETMYHYSFLSNEQNTDPRIKFIENFIKDSFKHGPGIYVAYNKSFEQGVLRKLAMMFPKYAKPLAYIIQNTVDLMDFFTSDTKGTGRPAFLIYHPYFKGSYSIKKTQPSLDPSFSYNDLVINKGDKASETFRKFVDGRIPKAAWDLKVKEGMLKYCDRDTLAMVVILKKVKELMEDYNGKN, from the coding sequence ATGTTTAAATTGAGTGCAAAAGTTAATAAAGAAACATTTAAATTGGCAATGAAGGAATGTGTTAAAAAGGCATGAATTTGGGATAATAAGGAAAATTTTACTAATGCTGTAAAATGAAAAAAAGACAGAATTCTTGAAATTGATGCAGATGCTAATTTTGATGATGAAAACGAATTTTCTGAATCAGCTGAATCAATTGATATTTTTTCTGCATATTTAAACATTGATTCTTTAGATGAAAATGAAAAAGAAGAATTTCTTATAAGATGAAATTCTGCTTGAGATTCTGAAACAGGATTTGATCCAGAATTATTTGCAGGTGAAACAATTGAAGATGGTAATGCTTTTGGTGATAAAGTTAGAGAATATTTTGATATGAAAAATATTATAGCAAACGATAAAAGAGCAAATAAAAAAATAACAGTAAATTTAGATGAACTAAAATTCTTTGAAGCAGAACAAAAAACAAAAAAGTTACTTGATGAGGATAACTGTGAGTACATTTATGAAGCAGCATTCAGTTATGATGATGAAAAGATTAGAACAAGATGTGATGTTTTAAAAATTAAAGAAAATAAACACGTTGAAATCATTGAAGCTAAAGCTACAACAAAAGTTAAAGCTGAGCATTTCTTTGATTTAATGTATCAAGTTTTTGTTTTAGAAAAATGTGGATTTATTGTTGATGATATTTGTATAGCTAAAATTAATTCAGATTATGTAATGAATTCTGATTTGATAATAACTGCAAAAACTTTTGGTGATCAAGCTAAAGAGTTTATAAATCAATTTGGAAAAATTAAATATGAAGAAATTGAAGAATTTGTTAAAAGTGATTTTGAAGTTAAATATGATAATAATTCTATTGAAGTTGAATTAGAAAAATTAGTTGCTCTTGATTATTTAACATATGGAACAAATGCAAAAAGACCTACTTTAAAAGATGAGTTAAAAATGTTTAGAGAAAAGTTTGATTTGGATCAAATATTTATAACATTATCAAATTATTTAAAAATAAAACCTGAAAATGGAGAAATTCCCGAATTCATCCACAATAAAAAATGTACATTGAATTATAACAAAGATCGTGCTGGTAATTGAGATCATGGGTTTAATCATGAACAATATGATAATTGCTATCATGTGATGAACTGATTTGATAAAAATGAACCCGGTTTTTGAAACATTGGAAAATTTAAACGTGCTCTTAAATCGCATGTTATCAGAAATTCAAAATCTCCGTACTTTAAAGACTATGAAAGTTTGTTTGAACCAAGTATTGTACTAAACAATAAAGGTGAGTCATTTTTTGAAAAAAACAGAATAGCAAGAAGAATGTTTGAAGTTTATGATTTGAAAAAGCAATATCCTGATGATGAGTCAAAATGAAGAATAATTGATTTTGATAATATTGAATGAATAAATAATTTATTAAGTGTTTATAAAGAATATCCTATATACATGTATGATTTTGAAACAGCTAAATGAGCAATACCAAGATTTAATTTAGTTAATACTTATTATCAAACACCATTTCAATACTCAATTGATGTAATTGTTGATGAAAACTATGATTATAATAAACCAGAAACAATGTATCACTATAGTTTTTTAAGTAATGAACAAAATACCGATCCAAGAATTAAATTTATTGAAAACTTCATTAAAGATTCATTCAAGCATGGGCCAGGTATTTATGTGGCATATAATAAAAGTTTTGAGCAAGGTGTTTTAAGAAAATTAGCAATGATGTTTCCAAAATACGCAAAACCATTAGCTTACATCATTCAAAATACAGTTGATTTAATGGATTTTTTCACAAGCGACACAAAAGGAACTGGAAGACCAGCATTTTTAATTTATCATCCATATTTTAAAGGCAGTTATTCAATTAAAAAAACACAACCAAGTTTAGATCCAAGTTTTTCATATAACGATTTAGTAATTAATAAAGGCGATAAAGCTAGTGAAACATTTAGGAAATTTGTTGATGGTAGAATTCCAAAGGCAGCATGAGATTTAAAAGTAAAGGAAGGAATGCTTAAATATTGTGATAGAGATACTTTAGCAATGGTAGTTATTCTTAAAAAAGTTAAAGAGTTGATGGAGGATTACAATGGAAAAAATTAA